From the Natrarchaeobaculum aegyptiacum genome, one window contains:
- a CDS encoding MBL fold metallo-hydrolase, whose product MRLARFSIPAGARVPTGTTNAYLLGRDPAILVDPAGRTEDLDRAVADCDVAHVVVTHTHHDHVGAVDAYAAETGATVWARYGRTDRFREATGRDPDRTFTPGTTITLGGDRVRVLEATGHAPDHVAFEAGRGGPVCCGDCAIADGSVVVGAPEGDMRAYLSTLRRLHAIDPPALHPGHGPTIDEPRETLERLLTHRYRRERRVLEAVDDGARSIDEVLAAAYEKDLTGVRDLAAATIRAHVEKLAVEGNLQWDGERIESGDRRE is encoded by the coding sequence ATGCGTCTGGCGCGCTTTTCGATCCCGGCTGGGGCACGCGTGCCCACTGGAACCACCAACGCCTACCTGCTCGGTCGCGACCCGGCGATCCTCGTCGACCCGGCCGGCCGCACAGAGGATCTCGACCGTGCCGTTGCCGACTGCGACGTTGCCCACGTCGTCGTCACCCACACCCACCACGATCACGTCGGTGCCGTCGACGCTTACGCCGCCGAAACCGGTGCGACCGTCTGGGCCCGGTACGGCCGAACCGACCGCTTCCGCGAGGCGACCGGTCGCGACCCGGATCGAACGTTCACGCCCGGTACCACGATCACACTCGGCGGCGACCGGGTACGCGTCCTCGAGGCGACGGGCCACGCGCCTGATCACGTCGCCTTCGAGGCCGGTCGCGGCGGCCCGGTCTGCTGTGGTGACTGCGCGATCGCCGACGGAAGCGTCGTCGTCGGCGCACCCGAGGGAGACATGCGCGCGTACCTCTCGACGCTCCGACGACTCCACGCGATCGACCCGCCAGCGCTCCACCCCGGACACGGCCCCACCATCGACGAGCCACGCGAGACGCTCGAGCGACTGTTGACTCACCGGTATCGTCGTGAACGTCGCGTCCTCGAGGCTGTCGACGACGGTGCCCGGTCGATCGACGAAGTGCTCGCGGCGGCCTACGAGAAGGACCTGACCGGCGTCCGCGACCTCGCGGCGGCGACGATCCGGGCGCACGTGGAGAAACTCGCGGTCGAGGGAAACCTCCAGTGGGACGGCGAACGCATCGAATCGGGGGATCGACGGGAGTGA
- a CDS encoding MarR family transcriptional regulator: MSMSTAEDRAAAADDLLSEEEYRDRLRDLPPSAKLVAKVLESDSPLSQGQLAEESLLPDRTVRYALNRLEEVELVGSRYSFRDARKQVYFLKH, translated from the coding sequence ATGAGCATGAGTACAGCTGAGGATCGTGCTGCAGCCGCCGACGACCTCCTCTCTGAAGAGGAGTACCGCGACCGACTCCGTGACCTGCCGCCGAGTGCCAAGCTCGTCGCGAAGGTGCTCGAGTCGGACTCCCCGCTCTCGCAGGGGCAGCTCGCAGAAGAATCGCTCCTGCCCGACCGAACCGTCCGCTACGCGCTCAACCGTCTCGAGGAAGTCGAACTCGTGGGCTCGCGCTACAGTTTCCGCGACGCGCGCAAGCAGGTCTACTTCCTCAAGCACTGA